TCCGGCGCCATGTTCCGCGGCGAAGTCTGGAAAGCCCAGATTGCCAATTGCCTCAAATACAACACTCCGCTCCATTTTATCGGCCTGTTTTCCGATGGCAATGTCCATAGCCATGTGGATCATCTCAAGGCCATGCTCACCCGGGCCAAGGCCGAAGGCGTGAAGTGCGCCCGGATTCATATCCTGTTGGATGGCCGGGATGTCGGCGAGACGTCCGCCCTGGATTATGTCGACCCCTTTGAACAATTCCTGGCAGGTCTCAATGCGGAGGGGACCGTGGACTACCGGATTGCTTCCGGTGGCGGACGGATGAACATCACGATGGATCGGTATAACGCCAACTGGGATATGGTTAAGCGCGGCTGGGATACCCATGTGCGCGGTCTGGGGGCCCAGTTCCCCTCGGCACGCACCGCCATCGAATCCCTGCGCCAAGCGACCCCGGGCGTCATTGATCAGGATCTCCCGGCCTTCGTCATCGCGGACAAGGGGCACCCGATCGGCACGATTACCGACCACCACAGTGTGATCTTCTTCAACTTCCGCGGTGACCGGTCCATCGAAATCACCCGGGCATTCGAAGATGACGGCGTGACCGAGTTCGATCGGACCCCGCGTCCGAAGGTGCTGTTCGCCGGCATGATGCAATATGACGGGGATTTGAAGCTCCCGAAACACTATCTGGTTGAACCCCCGGCCATTGCCGAGACCATGGGCGAATATCTGGCCAAGGCCGGCATTAAGCAAATGGCCATCAGCGAAACGCAGAAATATGGACATGTCACCTATTTCTTCAATGGCAACCGCTCCGGGAAGTTTGATGCCACCCTGGAAGATTATTACGAAATCACGTCCGATATCCTCCCCTTTGAACAACGTCCCTGGATGAAGGCGGCGGAGATCACGGATGCCGTCCTGAAGGCCATTGCGGGAAACACGCACCGCTTCATCCGCCTGAACTTCCCCAATGGTGACATGGTCGGCCACACCGGGGTCTATCAGGCCACCCAGATCGCCGTGGAAACAGTGGATTTGTGCATTGGCCGCATGCTCCCCGCCATTCAGGCGGCGGGCGGAATCCTGGTAATTTCAGCGGACCATGGAAATGCCGATGACATGTATGAGCATGACAAGAAATCAGGCAAAACGAAAACGGAGAACGGCAAGATCAAAGTCAAGACCGCCCACTCACTGAATCCGGTCCCGGTGATCGTGTATGACCCGACCCACTGCGGAAAACTGAAACTCAGCACCCATCAGGGGCTCGGCATCAGCAGTCTGGCCGCCACCTGTCTCAACCTGCTCGGATTCGAGGCCCCGGCCAATTATGATCCCAGTGTGATTGAAGTCGGGTGAGGCTGGGGATCTCACGCGGAGGCGCGAAGAGCGCAAAAAACAAAAACATTTCCTTTCGTGCCTTCGCGGCTTCGCGTGAAAATCTGATATGACTGACCTTTTTCAATGTCTCCGCTGTGGCAATTGCTGTCGGCATGAGGGAGAAGTGCGCCTTGACGACGGTGAGGCGGAGACCATTGCCGCGGGATTGGGATTGGATATTGCCATCTTCACCGCTCAATTCACCCGGCTCAGGGATGACCGGCGCGGGTTATCCCTGAAGGATCAGCCGGACGGCGCCTGTATTTTTCTGGAAGGCACCCCACCCGCCTGCCACATTCAAGCGGATAAGCCCCGCCAATGCCGCGACTTCCCCATGCACTGGAAGTATAGGGATTTGGAGGCGATCTGCCCCGCCGCCCGCGGATGTGAAATTACGGGGAAACGCCTCACACCCCCGTCTTGGCAGTCCGCGCAAACGCCCGTTTCTCACGGGGCGTCAGCTGTTTGATCTGATACTCCGCCTGGGAGGCCACCGAGCGGCTGGCAAATTCAACCACCGCCAGGAGTTTCCGGGGAGGGTGGGAACGGGTATAACGGGCCCCCGTCCCCTTCTGGTGTGCCTCATAACGGGCGTCCACATCCACTGCAATGCCGGTGTAAATACTCCGGTCCACACATTCAATCAGGTAGAGAAACCAGGGCTTTCGCCCCTTCACCCCCACTTTTTTATCAACCTTCATTCTGACTCCTTCACCCTCACCCCAATGTCTGATTCAGGGAGATAATCGGGAGAAGAACCGACAAGGTGACCAGCAGGACAAAAATACCGATAGCGAGGATCAATATGGGCTCCAGCCAGCTCAAGGTCCGGCTGACATAGCGATTCCATTGATGCTGATAGGCATTGCCGGCCGTATCCAACAACCGCTCCAGGGCACCACTGGCCTCACCTGCTTGAATCCAGGCTGGCAGGGAGCGGGCCAGCGGCGGGATACGCCGCATGGCGTCAGCCAGACTGCTTCCATGCCGGATGGATTCCGCTTCCGCCTCCATCAAATGCGCCACCCAGACACTGCCGGTCGAACGGCCTGCCAACGCCATGGCATCCACCAACCCCACCCCGCCCTGGAGCAGAATGGATAATGTTCTGGCGCACCGGAGATTGACCGCAATGGTGTAGCCTCGGCCCACCAAGGGTACTTGAAATAGCCATTGATCCAACCGGTAACGCAACGCAGGCTCCGTGGCCATGCGCTGCATCAGATAGGACCGGCCAAACAAGCCGGCCAGCAGGGCGACCGGCAAACCGAACAGCAGTCCCCGTCCGAGCGCCATCATGAACCGGGTCAACAGGGGGAGTTGTAGCTTGTCGGACTGCTCAGAGATCACCGAAGCGGCGGCCGGCACAACAAACCCCAGTAACACCACGGCGACGATAATGGCAAAGGCCAGGATGATGGCCGGGTAAATCATCGCCGAGACAATTTTTTCGCGCAAGTGCTCCTGCTCTTCAAGGAATAACGCCAACCGCTCGAGCATGGCCTCTAAATTTCCCGACTTTTCGCCCACCTCGAGAATGGCTTTTTCGTATGGCTTGATATAGGGCGCCATTGTCATGAGAGCCCCCGCCAGGGAGGCCCCTTCGCGAATCCGATCGCGCACACCGGCCAGAAGCGAGGGCGACACACCCAATTCCGGGGACTCCATCAGGATTTCCATGGCGGCCACCAACGGGAGACCGGCCCCCAGTAGCACCCCCAGCTCGCGATAGAAGGCCACACGGCTTTCGGCCTTGAACGAAATACCGCGCCGGGCAGAAAGCCGGGAGCCGGCCACCGATTCGGAGGGGGAGACCTGCTGGGGAAGAACCCCGCGGGACATCAGCTTTTCGCGCGCCTCCTTGAGGTCCTGCGCCTCAATCAGGCCGCGTCTCACCGCGCCGGCACTATCAAAGCCTTTATAAGCAAAGGTGCGCATTTACGCTCCTGAAATTCCCAGGGCATACAAAATTTCGGCCAGACTGGTCCGGCCGGCCAGGACCTTGTCCAGTCCATCATCGAGCATGGTCAACCGGGTCTCACACCCGGGCAGATCGCGCATCTGGCGGGCGGCCGAGGCCCCGCTACGGATCAGGGCTTCAATTTCGCTATTCATCACCAGCATCTCAAAAATTCCGATTCGACCCCGATAGCCACCCAGACATTGGGGACATCCGGCCGGGGCATAGAGGGTGGCTCCCTGTAACCGCTCGCCTGCCGCCCCCAGGAGTGACAGCTCGCGAGGCGAGACCGTGACCGGCTTGCGGCAATGGGGACATAACTGCCGTACCAACCGTTGGGCCAATACACCGCGCAAGGCAGCGGCCAGCAAATACGGTTCTACCGACATATCCATCATGCGGATCACGGCGCTGGCCGCATCATTGGTGTGCAACGTGGTAAACACAAGATGTCCGGTCAAAGATGCCCGAACGGCAATTTCGGCCGTTTCGCTATCCCGGGTTTCCCCGACCAGCACCACATCGGGATCCTGCCGCAGGATATGTCGTAAACTACGGGCGAAGGTCAGTCCGATTTTGGGTTTCACCTGCATCTGCCCGATATCCTGCAATTGGTATTCAATGGGATCCTCAATAGTCATCACATTGCGGCCCCGGGTATCGAGTTTCTGGATGGCGGCATACAGGGTGGTCGTTTTACCGCTTCCCGTGGGACCACACACAATGATCAAGCCGTTCGCCTCATGAAGCAGGGCGTCAAACGAATGGATCATCCCTTCAGGCATTCCCAGATCACCCAGTGTCATGACGGAAGAATCCCGGTTCAATAAACGCAAGACGACCCGTTCGCCTTCGGCCACCGGCACCGTGGAAACGCGGATATCGATTTCACGTTCCCCTACCCGCACGCGTGCCATGCCATCCTGAGGCAGCCGTTTCTCTGAAATATCCAAATGAGCCATCACCTTGATGCGGGACACCAACGTCCGCTCCAGGTGCTTGGGAGGGCTGGCCTGCTCATAGAGCACGCCATCCACCCGGTACCGGACCCGCAGACGCGAATGGAACGGTTCAAAATGGATGTCCGAAGCACGGGCCTTGACTGCTTCCAGCAGGATCACGTTGACCAATTGGGTGACAGGGGCTTCTTCCGCCGTTTTCAGGAGATCATCCGAACGCGCCTCCCCCGCCTTTTCCCCGCCATCCACCGGCTGGTCCATGTCGCGCAAAAAGTCTTCAGTCGATTCCTTTCGACTGACGTAACACCGCTCGATGGCCTTGAGGATCACTTCGGCGGGCGCGACGACGGGTCGTAATTCATTCCCTACCAACAGGGCAATATCCTGATGCTTCCCCACCTCGGCGGGATCCGTGACCAGCAGGCACAATTCGCCATCCAGACGCACCGGGAGCAACCCATGCGTACGCGCCCATTCCACAGGAATGCCTCGCACGAGGACGGGGTCAAGCGACTCGTCACCAATCTCGGAAATGAAAACGAGACCGAATTCAAGGGCCCGTGCCCTCAACGCCTCGATGTTGTCTCTAGAATCGCTCATTGCGGACTAATGGCCGACGCTTCCGAATTGGTGATATTCAAACCGGTTTTCTGACTCCAGCGGTCAGTGGCCGCTTTGGCTGTCACTTCCGTTGACATCACATGCGGCGTCACAAAGATGATCAGATTTGTCCGTTGTTTGGCTTCCACCGTGCGGCGGAACAAAAACCCGATAAGCGGAATGGACCCCAACACCGGAATTTTACGGATGACATTCGACCGGTCTTCCCGGATCAGGCCGCTGATGACAATCGTGCGGCCATCCGGAACGGTCACCGTCGTTGACACTTCGCGCCTGGCAATCGTCGGGGCAAACTGAGTATCTGATGGCCCCGAATCAATGATGGCCTCTATACTGGGATTCAAGGTCATGCAGACCTCATTGGAGGGATTGATCCGCGGCGTCAGCTTGAGTTTGATGCCGACATCCAACCGGTCAATATTCTGAATGACATCACGTGACGTTCCGGAGCCGCCCTGGATGGTAGACTTGAGAATCGGGATGTTATTCACCACACTGACGCTGGCCTCCTTGTTATTCTGCGCCACCAGCGGGACACTCGAGAGGATTTTGACCTTCCCATTGGACTGCAAGGCATTGATGTTAATCATCCCCGGGAAGCTGGATACCATGTTGCCGCTACTGTCCAAGCGGGTCCCGCGCACCACCCCCATCATGATGCCCTTGGGAAAGATCCCATTCTGGACCACGTCGTTAATACTCTTCGAATTGTCACTCAACCGGGTACTCCCCTGAATCACGGAATCCCCCACCTTGGACGGCGCGTTCAGCGCTGTCAATTCAACGCCCACATCCAGCGAATCATCGGCGCTGACCTCGGCAATCACGACTTCAATCAGGACCTGATCCTGGAGCTGATCCAACTCGGACACGAGTGACTTCAACAACTCGAAATCCATCGGGGACGCATCCACCAACAAGGCGTTATTTGCCGTACTGGCCTCGACCGACAGTTTTTTCCGTTCACCGGCTTTGGGCGGGTCTTTGCCCATCGACCGCTCCAGCAAGGCATTCAGGCTTTTGGCCGCCTCATCGGCACTGATATATTTCAGAAAGATGGCATGCAAATTACCGCGCCCCGTCGCAGTCTCCACATCCACGAGCGCCAGCAGTTTTTTAACCTCGGCAATTTCAGAAGCCGGCCCGATCAGGATCAGACTATTGGACTGCGGCGTGGAGACCATGACCAGTTCATTCCCGCGCGGGGCAGCCACGCCATCCCGGATCATCGGGCGCGGCCCAATGGCTTGATTGTATTGCCGGACAAATTCCGCCGCATCCGCATTCTTGAGGAACACCACCTCACTCGTCGTTCCAACACCCGCCTTGTCAATCTCGGCAATGATTTGTTCAAAACGCCGCACGTTATTCGCCGTATCGGTCAGGATAATGTGATTCGAGGACTCCAGAATGGCCGCCGTAGCGCCCTTTTCCCGCCCCGTCAGGGTATCAAGAATCTTCCTCAGATCCGCCACATTCGTATGCTTGAGGCGAATCACACGGGTAATGACCCCGTTCCCCTCGATGCGGCCATCCTCCCCGATCACCGGAGCTGAGACAAGGGTCCGGGTCGGCATCACCACAATGCGGTTCAAATTGGGTTCCTCAATGACCGCACAGCCAACCGATTCCAGGATGCGCGTAAACAAGGGATAGGCCTCAGCCACGGGCACGCGGGGTGCCACCACGGTGATCTGGCCCTTCACGGCCTCATCCACAATGAACCGGCGCCCGGTCAGCTCCCCGATGATCTTCACAAAGGAGCGGATATCCACCTGACTGAAGGAGAAATTAACCGACGACTGCGGAGTGGTGATGGCTACCGGGCGTTCCTCGGCAGCAGGAAGGAAACTCCCTGACAGTGTCAGGGAGAGTCCCAGGCAAATCATTGGCAGTGATCGGTGCATAGTCCTCCCTGCCCCGGGACAGACGGTCACTTAAGGATGCCCCGCTCCGAGGTCTCAATAAACTTGATCAGATGCTCAATCTCAGGAACCTTCGGCAATTCAGCATGAATCCGCTCCATCGCCTGCCGGGTGGACAACCCCTCCCGATAGAGAAGCTTGAAAGCTTTCTTGACGAGCGCCACGGTCTCGACCGAAACGTTCAGTCGCTGTAACTTCACTGAATTGATGCCATGCACTCCGGACGGATTGCCGTCCACGAGCATGTAGGGAGGAACATCCTGGGTGATTTTCGCCAGACCGCCAATCATCGCACAGGTGCCAATGCGGGTGAATTGGTGGATCCCGGACATGCCGCCAATCACGACATCATCCTCCACCAAAACGTCGCCCGACAGCGAGGCGTTATTCGCCATGATCACGCGATTGCCGACCTTGCACCCATGCGCCACATGGCAATACGCCATAATGAGGGAGCCGGAACCGACCTTGGTGACTTCACCATCCATCGTGCCGGAATTGATGGTCACATACTCACGAACCGTCGTCCGATCCCCGATCTCGACGTAGGTCTTGTTCCCGACCTTGTACTTCAGGTCCTGGGTCTGACTGCCGATACTGGCAAATGGAAAGACAATGCATTCAGCGCCCATGCTGGTATGTCCATCAAGAAAGACCTGTGGCATCACCTTGGTCCGGTCCCCGAGTTTCACATTCGGGCCGATGATGCTATACGGGCCAATCTCAACGTCCACCCCGAGCAAAGCCCCTTCATGCACGATGGCTGAAGGATGAATCTTGGTCATGCCGGCACCTTCTGATCCGCCAGCATACACATCAATTCGGCTTCCGAGGCGAGTTCCCCGTCAACCAGAATCCGTCCAGCGAACCGGGCGATCTTGGTCTTATGCGTGATGATATCAATCTCAATGCGCAACTGGTCACCGGGCTTCACCACACGCCGGAACTTGGCTTTGTCAATGGACATAAAGAACGGAACCCGGTCGCCCGCCTTGGCCATCCGGTTGATCAGGATCCCACCCGTCTGCGCCATGGCCTCAATCTGCAAGACCCCTGGCATCACCGGCACGCCGGGAAAATGGCCCTGGAAATAGGGCTCATTCATGGTCACGTTTTTGATTCCCACGATGCGCTTCTGCTCATCGCACTCAATGATTTTATCCACCAGCAGGAAAGGATACCGGTGGGGTAACAACCTCATGATTTCCTGAATGTCCATCGTCGCCATAAAACTCAGCCCTTCCTGTTAAATTGCGGCCAACAACGCCTCAACCTTGTCCACACGCTCCCAGGTAAACGACTTCAGGTTCTCCGTACGCCCGAAGTGCCCGTAGGAAGAGGTCGCCTCATAAATCGGACGAAGCAGATCCAGCGTCCGGATGATCTCGGCCGGCTTCAGGCCAAACACGGCCTTGACGGCCTTGACAATCGCCGCATCACTGACCGTACCGGTGCCGAAGGTATCAATGTGAACCGAGACAGGATCGGGATACCCGATGGCATAAGCCAACTGGAGTTCGCAACGCTGCGCCAGTTTCGCCGCCACGACATTCTTGGCCACATAGCGGGCCATATACGCCGCGCTGCGGTCGACTTTGGACGGATCCTTGCCGGAGAACGCACCGCCCCCGTGGCGGCCCATGCCCCCGTAAGTGTCGACAATAATCTTACGTCCCGTCAACCCGCTGTCCCCGTGTGGGCCCCCAATGACAAAACGCCCGGTGGGATTGATCAGGAACTTTGTTTTTTTGAGAAGTTTCTCGGGGATTTGTTTACGGACAATCTCCTCGATGATCCCCTCCTTGAGCGCCTTGTAGGACACATCCGGGCTGTGCTGGGAGGACACCACCACGGTATCCACACTGACCGGGCGGCCGTTTTCGTACACCACCGTCACCTGGGATTTCCCATCCGGACGGAGGAAGGGAAGGGTTCCGTCGCGACGCGCTTTCGCCAGCGCCTTGGTCAGGCGATGGGCGAACATGATCGGCATGGGCATCAGTTCACGGGTCTCATCACAGGCATACCCGAACATCATCCCCTGGTCGCCGGCCCCCTGCTCCTTGAAAAGTCCCTGCCCCGAAGTCACCCCCTGGGAAATGTCCGGAGATTGGCGATCGATCGAAACCATGACCGCACAGCTGTCCGCAGAAAACCCGAGATCAGGATCCGTATAGCCGATCTTCCGGATCTTTTCGCGGGCAATGTCGGCAAAATTGACAATCGCCTTGGTAGTGATTTCACCCGCAACCACCACAAGACCGGTACTCACCAGCGTCTCGCAAGCGACACGGGCCTTGGGATCCTGCTTGAGATTGGCATCCAGAATAGCGTCGGAAATGCCGTCGGCAACTTTATCAGGATGGCCTTCGGAAACTGACTCTGATGTAAACAAGTAACGATCGCTCATATTATTCCCCTTGGTTTAGTATTGCTCCGGCCTTTTCCAGCCACGAAATGCTTATTGTTACCTGAATCACTTCACTAATTCAAGTATTTCAGGAGAGACTTTCGCAATCAACGCACGGCAATGCTTGAGGACTTCCGCCGCGGTCTCGCAGGAAAGGGCCGTCTGCGCCAGTTCGATGGCCTGGGCGCGGGTGACACTGCGAATGAGCTCCTTGACGGCCGGTACAGAGGCGGGCACCATGCTCAACTCATCGATCCCCAACCCCATCAGCAGCAGCGTCATCAGCGGGTCGCCCCCCATCTGGCCGCAGACCCCCACCCAGATCCCCCGGGCATGCCCCGCTTCCACGGTGTGCCGAATCAGCCGTAGCACCGCCGGATGCGTGGGCTCATAGAGATGGGCCACCCGGTCGTTCACGCGGTCCACGGCCAGGGTGTATTGCGCCAGGTCATTGGTCCCGATACTGAAAAACGAGACGTGCTTGGCGATAATGTCTGCCGTCAGCGCGGCCGAAGGGATCTCGATCATGACACCCACTTCAATCAGGGCATCAAAGGCGATATTTTCCTGCCGCAACTCCGCCTTGCACTCCTCCAGAATCGCATTGGCCCGGATGACCTCCCCGACGTTACTGATCATGGGGTACATGATCCTGACCTTTCCGAAAGCGCTCGCCCGCAAAATGGCCCGCAACTGGGTTTTAAACATTTCCGGCTGGGCCAGGCAGAACCGGATTGCCCGGAAACCAAGAAAGGGATTCATCTCGGGCGGCATCCTGACCGAGGAGGCGAACTTATCCCCGCCAAGGTCAACGGTCCGGATAATCACCGGCTCCGGCGCCAGTAATGAGGTCACCCCTTTATACGCGGCCAACTGCTCCGCCTCGGTCGGTAGCTCGTCGTGGGCGATATACAGGTACTCCGAACGCAACAGGCCCACGCCGTGGGCACCATATTTCCGGATTTCCCTGGCTTCCTCCAGAAACTCGATATTGGCCGAGAGGATCACGCGATGATGATCCAGCGTCTCGGCCGGCAGATCACACAGCTGCGTCAGCCGGGCTTCGATCATCTTGCGTTGCTGCGCCAGCTTATTATATTTCTTAAGGGTGGCCTCAGAAGGCCGCAGAATCACGACCCCTTCGGTGCCATCCATCAGGATCCAGTCACCCGGGGAAAGCTTGTGGGTCACATCGCCCAACCCGACCACCGCCGGTATTCCCATCGCCCGGGCCATAATGGCGGAATGCGAGGTCCGGCTCCCCATGTCGGTCGCAAACCCCAGCACCAGGCTCCGTCGCAGCGTGGCCGTTTCAGAAGGAGAAAGATCGGGGGAGACCACGACGCTTTTTTCTTTCAGGCCATCCAGCGCATGGGATTTTTCACCCGTGAGATTGCGCAACACCCGGCGGGCCACATCCTTGAAGTCAGAAACACGTTCCCGGAGGTATTCGTCTTCCACGGCCGAAAGCGCTTCCACATACCGGCTCGTCACGGCGCGCACCGCAGATTCGGCATTCAGATGATCGGATTCAATCAGCCGGATCGTTTCATCAAAAAACGCGGCATCGTCCAAAATCAATTTATGAACGTCAAAAATGGTGGCATCCTGATGGCCGATGGCACGTTTAACATTATTCTGGATGACGGTAATCTGACGCCGGGTCACCACGACGGCCGCTTTGAACCGCGCCAGTTCAGCGGCAATCTCTTCGGGCTTGAGGGTTCGTTCGGAGAATTCAGTTTCTTCGGGACTGACCTTGTAGACGGGACCGATGACCACACCTGGGGAGACCCCCACGCCATGCAGGATGATGTCTGCCAGCCCACTGGGCCCCTGCACATTCGTCATGGTGGTTATCCCTCGAAGAACTTGCTGTCCATCAGCGACTGGATTTCATCAAGGGCGGCCTCGGCGTCGACTCCGTCAGCAATGATCCGCAAGACGGTCCCGAAGCCAGCCTCAAGGGTCATGAGGCCCATGATGCTTTTACCGGACACCTTGTTGCAGCCCTTCTCAACGGTGACATCGGCCATGAAGCGGTTCGCGGCCTTTACAAAAAGAGCCGCCGGCCGTGCATGAAGCCCGAGCTTATTCTGGATCTTCAGTTCACGAACCAGAATCCGTTCGGACGCTTCGCGTTTTTGGCCCGCGTTACTCATCGTGTTTGTCATCCTTCGCCAACACGGATATCAATTTATCGTCCAATTCCTTGGCGGCATCGTGACCCAGCCGTTTCAGCATCTGATCCAAGGCCGCCACTTCCACGATGTTGGCGACATCCCGCCCGGGGGCAACCGGAATTTCAATGCTGGGGATATCCACCCCCAGAATGGTGCGCTTCTGGGTGATCTGGCCGCTCCGGTCCTCTGCGGAAATCATTTCCGGACTACACAAATTAATCACCAGGTCCAGTTGTTTTTCGTTGCGGACCGAAGCTACCCCGAAAAGACTGGGCACATG
The sequence above is a segment of the bacterium genome. Coding sequences within it:
- the ptsP gene encoding phosphoenolpyruvate--protein phosphotransferase, with protein sequence MTNVQGPSGLADIILHGVGVSPGVVIGPVYKVSPEETEFSERTLKPEEIAAELARFKAAVVVTRRQITVIQNNVKRAIGHQDATIFDVHKLILDDAAFFDETIRLIESDHLNAESAVRAVTSRYVEALSAVEDEYLRERVSDFKDVARRVLRNLTGEKSHALDGLKEKSVVVSPDLSPSETATLRRSLVLGFATDMGSRTSHSAIMARAMGIPAVVGLGDVTHKLSPGDWILMDGTEGVVILRPSEATLKKYNKLAQQRKMIEARLTQLCDLPAETLDHHRVILSANIEFLEEAREIRKYGAHGVGLLRSEYLYIAHDELPTEAEQLAAYKGVTSLLAPEPVIIRTVDLGGDKFASSVRMPPEMNPFLGFRAIRFCLAQPEMFKTQLRAILRASAFGKVRIMYPMISNVGEVIRANAILEECKAELRQENIAFDALIEVGVMIEIPSAALTADIIAKHVSFFSIGTNDLAQYTLAVDRVNDRVAHLYEPTHPAVLRLIRHTVEAGHARGIWVGVCGQMGGDPLMTLLLMGLGIDELSMVPASVPAVKELIRSVTRAQAIELAQTALSCETAAEVLKHCRALIAKVSPEILELVK
- a CDS encoding HPr family phosphocarrier protein codes for the protein MSNAGQKREASERILVRELKIQNKLGLHARPAALFVKAANRFMADVTVEKGCNKVSGKSIMGLMTLEAGFGTVLRIIADGVDAEAALDEIQSLMDSKFFEG